From one Streptomyces sp. NBC_01478 genomic stretch:
- a CDS encoding Rieske (2Fe-2S) protein, whose translation MTSESFEPVTAPSRRTALAAVGAAGLAVALTACSSSDDSSSDTSGSTSTAGSTTAQGDAGGTELAKTTDIPEGGGKIFASQGVVVTQPTAGTYKAFSSKCTHQGCAVSSISNGVIVCPCHQSEFSVTDGSVKKGPATQALPAEQISVSGDSITLA comes from the coding sequence ATGACCAGCGAATCGTTCGAACCCGTTACGGCGCCGTCCCGCCGCACCGCGTTGGCGGCGGTCGGCGCGGCGGGACTCGCCGTCGCGCTGACCGCGTGCTCGTCCAGCGACGACTCGTCGTCGGACACCTCGGGCTCCACCAGCACGGCCGGCTCGACCACCGCCCAGGGTGACGCGGGCGGTACCGAGCTGGCGAAGACCACCGACATCCCCGAGGGCGGCGGCAAGATCTTCGCCAGCCAGGGTGTGGTGGTCACCCAGCCGACGGCGGGCACCTACAAGGCGTTCTCGTCGAAGTGCACCCACCAGGGCTGTGCGGTGAGCAGCATCAGCAACGGCGTCATCGTGTGCCCGTGCCACCAGAGCGAGTTCTCCGTCACGGACGGCAGCGTGAAGAAGGGTCCCGCGACCCAGGCGCTGCCCGCCGAGCAGATCTCCGTCTCCGGGGACTCCATCACGCTGGCCTGA
- a CDS encoding cysteine hydrolase, translating into MPSHAQLSEILDTVSTALLTVECQQGVVGPDSALPELALAARSSGALANVARLVAAAHESGVQVIHAIAERRPDGRGANRNARLFRAAERLPVQQLSGTTAVRVAPPIEVAEEDFVVRRLHGLSPLHGTEVDALLRNLGCRTLIVTGVSANVAIPNTVFDAVNRGYTVVVPGDAIAGVPAEYTPAMIRNTLALVATVATTDEVLGCLKRPRRA; encoded by the coding sequence ATGCCGTCGCACGCACAACTCAGTGAGATCCTCGACACGGTGAGCACTGCCCTGCTGACCGTCGAATGTCAACAGGGAGTGGTCGGCCCGGACAGCGCACTGCCCGAACTCGCCCTAGCGGCACGCTCGTCGGGCGCGCTCGCCAACGTGGCCCGCCTGGTCGCCGCCGCCCACGAGAGCGGAGTGCAGGTGATCCACGCGATCGCCGAGCGCCGCCCGGACGGCCGGGGCGCCAACCGCAACGCCCGGCTCTTCCGCGCCGCCGAACGCCTGCCCGTACAACAGCTCTCGGGCACCACGGCGGTACGCGTGGCACCCCCGATCGAAGTCGCCGAGGAGGACTTCGTCGTACGACGGCTGCACGGTCTGTCGCCGCTCCACGGCACCGAAGTCGACGCGCTGCTGCGCAACTTGGGCTGCCGCACACTGATCGTCACCGGTGTCTCGGCCAACGTGGCCATTCCCAACACGGTGTTCGACGCCGTCAACCGCGGCTACACCGTCGTCGTCCCCGGGGACGCCATCGCGGGGGTGCCTGCCGAGTACACCCCCGCGATGATCCGCAACACCCTCGCATTGGTCGCTACGGTCGCGACCACGGACGAGGTGCTGGGCTGTCTCAAACGACCACGCCGAGCCTGA
- a CDS encoding pyridoxamine 5'-phosphate oxidase family protein, which yields MTATQRRGRKIMMTPEELDEFLATERTCRVATASADGAPHVSPLWFAWDGTSLWLYSITRSKRWADLRRDPRVAVVVDGGHAYDELRGVELAGTVEFVGEAPRTGEPHPELVAVEKLFAQKNFGLDAMPYDGRHAWVRLTPDTLTSWDFRKLAAL from the coding sequence ATGACCGCCACTCAGCGTCGAGGCCGGAAGATCATGATGACACCCGAGGAACTGGACGAGTTCCTCGCCACCGAGCGCACCTGCCGGGTCGCGACCGCCTCCGCGGACGGGGCCCCGCATGTCAGCCCGCTCTGGTTCGCGTGGGACGGCACCTCGCTGTGGCTGTACTCGATCACGCGCAGCAAGCGCTGGGCCGATCTGCGCCGCGATCCGCGCGTCGCGGTGGTGGTCGACGGCGGGCACGCCTACGACGAGTTGCGGGGCGTCGAGCTGGCCGGGACCGTCGAGTTCGTGGGCGAGGCCCCGCGCACGGGCGAGCCGCATCCCGAACTCGTCGCCGTGGAGAAGCTGTTCGCGCAGAAGAACTTCGGCCTCGACGCGATGCCGTACGACGGCCGGCACGCGTGGGTACGACTGACGCCGGACACGCTGACGTCCTGGGACTTCCGCAAGTTGGCGGCGCTGTAG
- a CDS encoding LysR family transcriptional regulator, protein MLNLERLRTLDALARHGSVSGAAEALHVTTSAVSQQMSKLEREVGQQLLAKNGRGVRLTDAGRLLAEHAGRILSQVELAQADLEAQRGQVVGELRISAFPTAARGLFPTALAALRARHPALRVRSTEQEPESGIAGVVRGDLDLAVVLDWYNKPMPLPDGLVKAPILDDPADVAMPTGHRLAGREEVDLGEFADDEWITWAEGEFCHEWLMFTLRSRSIEPIIGHRAAETHTQLGLVAAGLGVCVVPLLGRNPMPAGVVTVPLKQRVRRHVYVVWRADADRRPSIRAAVEALQAAAETVA, encoded by the coding sequence ATGTTGAATCTGGAGCGACTGCGCACCCTGGACGCCCTCGCCCGGCACGGCTCGGTCAGCGGTGCCGCCGAGGCGCTGCATGTGACGACCTCGGCGGTGTCGCAGCAGATGTCCAAGCTGGAGCGGGAGGTCGGCCAGCAGCTCCTCGCGAAGAACGGGCGGGGGGTGCGGCTCACCGACGCCGGCCGGCTGCTCGCGGAGCACGCGGGGCGCATCCTGTCCCAGGTGGAGCTGGCGCAGGCCGACCTGGAGGCCCAACGGGGGCAGGTCGTGGGCGAGTTGAGGATCTCGGCGTTTCCCACCGCCGCCCGCGGCCTCTTCCCCACCGCGCTCGCCGCCCTCCGCGCCCGGCATCCCGCCCTTCGTGTCCGCTCCACGGAGCAGGAACCGGAGAGTGGCATCGCGGGTGTCGTGCGCGGTGATCTCGACCTCGCCGTCGTCCTGGACTGGTACAACAAGCCGATGCCGCTGCCCGACGGTCTGGTGAAGGCGCCGATCCTGGACGACCCCGCCGATGTGGCGATGCCGACCGGTCATCGGCTGGCCGGGCGCGAGGAGGTGGACCTCGGGGAGTTCGCCGACGACGAGTGGATCACCTGGGCCGAGGGCGAGTTCTGCCACGAGTGGCTGATGTTCACCCTGCGCTCCCGGAGCATCGAACCGATCATCGGCCACCGCGCCGCCGAGACACACACCCAACTGGGCCTGGTGGCCGCCGGGTTGGGCGTCTGCGTCGTACCCCTGCTGGGCCGCAACCCGATGCCCGCCGGAGTCGTCACCGTCCCCCTGAAGCAGCGGGTGCGCCGACATGTCTACGTCGTCTGGCGCGCGGACGCCGACCGCCGCCCGTCCATCCGCGCGGCGGTCGAGGCGTTGCAGGCGGCGGCGGAGACGGTCGCCTGA
- a CDS encoding DMT family transporter, with amino-acid sequence MTSAVPTAATRKQTRDTADTTAPLPRRALDWRLRFGALSLIWGFSFLLIKVGTHGYAPFQVTFGRLLFGTAVLAAAMAVKRERLPRGARTWVRLTVAAFLLNALPFSLFAYSELTIPSTLAGICNATSPLWGMALSLVALSEDRPTRVRVAGLGLGFLGVLTVLGAWQGFHGLDATGTAMALLASLSYPIGWIYVRRTLAGTDASHLSLTGAQLLLATLQLAVITPLFTSVPARFPLLPLLAIAALGALGTGLAVLLQYGLVAEVGPTTAQMVTYFIPVVATAAGVAILGETLTWSTPVGAVIVLAGAGLTQAGRRAGR; translated from the coding sequence ATGACCAGCGCCGTGCCCACCGCCGCCACCCGGAAGCAGACCCGGGACACCGCCGACACCACCGCTCCCCTCCCCCGCCGCGCACTCGACTGGCGGCTGCGCTTCGGGGCGCTCTCCCTCATCTGGGGCTTCAGTTTCCTGCTCATCAAGGTGGGCACGCACGGCTACGCGCCCTTCCAAGTCACGTTCGGGCGGCTGCTGTTCGGGACGGCGGTGCTCGCGGCGGCGATGGCGGTGAAGCGCGAGCGGCTGCCACGGGGTGCGCGCACATGGGTCCGTCTGACGGTCGCCGCCTTCCTGCTCAACGCGCTGCCGTTCTCGCTCTTCGCCTACTCGGAGCTGACGATCCCGTCCACGCTCGCGGGCATCTGCAACGCGACCTCGCCGTTGTGGGGCATGGCGCTGTCCCTGGTCGCCCTCTCCGAGGACCGCCCGACCCGCGTCCGCGTTGCCGGTCTGGGCCTGGGCTTCCTGGGCGTCCTGACGGTCCTGGGCGCCTGGCAGGGCTTCCACGGCCTGGACGCCACGGGCACGGCGATGGCCCTGCTGGCCTCGCTCAGCTATCCGATCGGCTGGATCTACGTCCGCCGCACGCTGGCGGGCACCGACGCGTCGCATCTCTCCCTGACGGGCGCCCAGTTGCTCCTGGCGACCCTCCAACTGGCCGTCATCACCCCGCTGTTCACGTCGGTGCCGGCCCGCTTCCCCCTCCTCCCCCTGCTGGCGATCGCCGCGCTGGGCGCCCTGGGCACGGGACTCGCCGTCCTCCTCCAGTACGGCCTGGTCGCCGAGGTCGGCCCCACCACCGCCCAGATGGTCACGTACTTCATCCCGGTCGTCGCCACGGCGGCGGGCGTCGCGATCCTGGGCGAGACGCTGACCTGGTCGACTCCGGTCGGGGCGGTGATCGTGCTGGCGGGGGCGGGACTTACGCAGGCGGGGCGCAGGGCAGGCCGGTAG
- a CDS encoding aminotransferase class I/II-fold pyridoxal phosphate-dependent enzyme, with protein sequence MLGGYRIEGRRAADIAADVERAVGSGELEPGQLLPPMRELAVELGVNPNTVAAAYRTLRERGVIETAGRRGSRVRPKPATTGREHIRVDVPAGVRDVSHGNPDRALLPSLARAFTFAAEQSDRAPVMYGDAPVEPELARIARAELDADGVPAGPVAVGSGSLDVIERVLSAHLKPGDTVAVEDPGWGSLLDLVPALGLRVTPVGVDDEGPLPDDVRAALESGARALIVTDRAQNPTGAVVSATRARALRSVLRAHPETLLIEDDHGHGIVDQPLHPLAGTTRTWAFVRSAAKAYGPDLRLAVLTGDAVTLDRVRGRQRLGPGWVSRLTQRAVARLWADGAVDTPAVAAAYGARRDALTAALAERGVAAHGISGLNVWIPVPDETGAVSRLLHAGWAVAPGARFRLSASPGIRVTVSTLTPDETDALAEAIASACGPTPVRGYA encoded by the coding sequence GTGCTAGGAGGATATCGGATCGAAGGGCGACGCGCAGCGGACATCGCGGCGGACGTCGAGCGCGCGGTGGGCTCCGGGGAGCTGGAGCCGGGGCAACTGCTGCCGCCCATGCGGGAGTTGGCCGTAGAGCTGGGAGTGAACCCGAACACGGTCGCGGCCGCGTACCGGACGCTGCGGGAGCGCGGGGTCATCGAGACCGCCGGGCGCCGGGGCAGCCGGGTGCGGCCCAAGCCGGCCACGACCGGGCGCGAGCACATCCGGGTGGACGTGCCGGCGGGGGTGCGCGATGTTTCCCACGGCAACCCGGACCGGGCGCTGCTGCCCTCCCTCGCCCGCGCGTTCACCTTCGCCGCCGAACAGTCCGACCGGGCACCGGTGATGTACGGCGACGCCCCGGTCGAACCGGAGCTGGCGCGCATCGCGCGGGCCGAACTGGACGCGGACGGGGTCCCGGCGGGCCCCGTGGCCGTCGGCTCCGGCTCGCTGGACGTCATCGAGCGGGTCCTGAGCGCCCATCTGAAGCCCGGGGACACCGTCGCCGTGGAGGACCCCGGGTGGGGCAGCCTGCTCGATCTCGTACCGGCGCTCGGGCTGCGCGTGACCCCCGTCGGTGTCGACGACGAGGGGCCGCTCCCCGACGACGTGCGCGCCGCGCTGGAGTCCGGTGCGCGGGCCCTGATCGTCACCGACCGGGCGCAGAACCCCACCGGAGCGGTGGTGAGCGCCACGCGCGCGCGTGCCTTGCGTTCCGTGCTCCGGGCCCACCCGGAGACCCTGCTGATCGAGGACGACCACGGTCACGGCATCGTCGACCAGCCCCTGCACCCCCTGGCCGGCACCACCCGCACCTGGGCCTTCGTCCGATCGGCGGCCAAGGCGTACGGCCCCGATCTACGGCTCGCCGTGCTCACCGGCGACGCCGTCACCCTCGACCGGGTCCGTGGCCGGCAACGGCTGGGCCCGGGCTGGGTCAGCCGCCTGACCCAGCGGGCCGTGGCCCGGCTGTGGGCCGACGGCGCGGTCGACACACCGGCGGTGGCGGCCGCGTACGGCGCCCGCCGGGACGCGCTTACCGCCGCGCTCGCCGAACGCGGGGTCGCGGCCCACGGCATCAGCGGCCTCAACGTGTGGATCCCCGTACCGGACGAGACCGGCGCGGTCTCCCGCCTCCTCCACGCCGGCTGGGCCGTGGCTCCCGGCGCGCGCTTCCGGCTGAGCGCATCCCCCGGCATCCGCGTCACCGTCTCGACCCTGACACCCGACGAGACGGACGCCCTGGCGGAGGCGATCGCTTCCGCCTGCGGGCCGACGCCGGTCCGGGGGTACGCGTAG
- a CDS encoding pyridoxamine 5'-phosphate oxidase family protein: MQGTTSKPTSPPAAYTPTDRTVPTRSADRASYDKELVHAILDEAYVCHLGFVRDGAPVVLPTLYGRVGERLYVHGSTGARPLRMTGQADPGLPVCLTVTHVDGLVLARSAFHHSINYRSVVVHGIAHQVTDPQEKRTALDALVDHVVPGRSADSRPANKKELAATMVIRLDLDQVSAKLRTGGANDDPEDLDLPHWAGVVPLQPSYGAPLPNDDLAPGTELPDYLAAL; encoded by the coding sequence ATGCAGGGGACCACCTCGAAGCCGACGTCACCACCCGCCGCCTACACGCCCACCGACCGGACCGTCCCCACCCGCTCCGCGGACCGGGCGTCGTACGACAAGGAGCTGGTGCACGCGATACTCGACGAGGCCTATGTCTGCCACCTCGGCTTCGTGCGCGACGGGGCGCCGGTCGTGCTGCCGACGCTGTACGGGCGGGTCGGCGAGCGGCTGTACGTGCACGGTTCGACGGGTGCGCGCCCGCTGCGGATGACGGGGCAGGCCGATCCGGGGCTCCCGGTGTGTCTGACGGTCACGCACGTCGACGGTCTGGTGCTGGCCCGTTCCGCGTTCCACCACTCGATCAACTACCGGTCCGTGGTGGTGCACGGCATCGCCCACCAGGTGACGGACCCGCAGGAGAAGCGGACGGCGCTGGACGCGCTGGTCGACCACGTCGTGCCGGGCCGGTCGGCGGACTCGCGGCCCGCGAACAAGAAGGAACTCGCCGCCACGATGGTGATCCGCCTCGACCTCGACCAGGTCTCCGCCAAGCTCCGCACCGGCGGCGCCAACGACGACCCCGAGGACCTGGACCTCCCGCACTGGGCCGGCGTGGTCCCCCTCCAGCCGTCCTACGGAGCCCCGCTCCCGAACGACGACCTGGCCCCCGGCACCGAACTCCCCGACTACCTCGCCGCGTTGTAA